A single window of Microbispora hainanensis DNA harbors:
- a CDS encoding response regulator transcription factor, with amino-acid sequence MIREGRLLVVDDEPDIRELLSASLRYAGFEVITASSGRDAVQIAGKMRPDLIVLDVMLPDLDGFAVTDRLHASGRRIPVLFLTARDANEDKIIGLGSGDDYVTKPFSLEELLARIRAVLRRTRGDTTPARLRVGDLELDEESREVWRDGAPVRLSPTEFKLLHYFMVNQGRVVSKAQILDHVWHYDFGGDRNVVESYVSYLRRKIDTVEPKLIHTLRGVGYVLRAPRQ; translated from the coding sequence GTGATCAGGGAAGGCCGCCTGCTGGTCGTCGACGACGAGCCCGACATCAGGGAGCTGCTGTCGGCGAGCCTGCGGTACGCCGGATTCGAGGTGATCACCGCGTCGTCCGGCCGCGACGCGGTGCAGATCGCCGGCAAGATGCGCCCCGACCTGATCGTGCTCGACGTCATGCTGCCCGATCTGGACGGCTTCGCCGTCACCGACCGGCTCCACGCCTCCGGGCGGCGGATCCCCGTGCTGTTCCTCACCGCCAGGGACGCGAACGAGGACAAGATCATCGGGCTCGGCTCGGGCGACGACTACGTCACCAAGCCGTTCAGCCTGGAGGAGCTGCTCGCGCGCATCCGGGCCGTGCTGCGGCGCACCCGCGGCGACACGACTCCCGCCCGGCTGCGCGTCGGCGATCTGGAGCTCGACGAGGAGTCCCGCGAGGTCTGGCGGGACGGCGCCCCCGTACGGCTGTCGCCCACCGAGTTCAAGCTCCTGCACTACTTCATGGTCAACCAGGGCCGGGTGGTGTCGAAGGCGCAGATCCTCGACCACGTCTGGCACTACGACTTCGGCGGCGACCGCAACGTGGTCGAGTCGTACGTCTCCTATCTCCGCCGCAAGATCGACACGGTCGAGCCCAAACTGATCCACACGCTCCGCGGCGTGGGCTATGTCCTCCGTGCGCCGCGTCAGTGA
- a CDS encoding NfeD family protein, whose translation MDPWIIWLILAAALGVAEIFTLTASLGLLSVAALLTTAVAAVGLPPALQLVVFVIASAAGLAGVRPIALRHIKQPPPKRFGVSALVGKSAYVTREVTGRDGRVQIGSEEWSARAYDETLVIPPGATVDVIEIEGATALVYPRE comes from the coding sequence ATGGACCCCTGGATCATTTGGCTCATCCTGGCGGCGGCGCTGGGCGTGGCGGAGATCTTCACGCTGACCGCGTCATTGGGGCTGCTGTCCGTCGCGGCGCTGCTCACGACCGCCGTCGCGGCCGTCGGGCTGCCGCCCGCGCTCCAACTCGTCGTGTTCGTCATCGCCTCCGCCGCCGGCCTCGCCGGAGTGCGCCCGATCGCGCTCCGGCACATCAAGCAGCCGCCACCGAAACGCTTCGGCGTGTCCGCGCTCGTCGGCAAGTCCGCGTACGTGACCAGGGAGGTCACCGGCAGGGACGGCCGGGTACAGATCGGCAGCGAGGAGTGGTCGGCCCGTGCCTACGACGAGACGCTCGTGATCCCGCCGGGGGCCACGGTCGACGTCATAGAAATCGAGGGCGCCACGGCCCTCGTATATCCCCGGGAGTGA
- a CDS encoding DUF5666 domain-containing protein — MSRHDTEELLEASPYDDDLQEVLAARPARAGGSKLTLALAGGVLLVAGLLLGIQVQKLMGGSTSGRFPSREAGAGAFADAQAPGGGGANGGFARGAGGGGGFAGGGAGRAGGGAGAGGAGAGAGPGGATFGTVKLVDGDKIYVQTVNGGVVTVTTSRDTKVRVTRSGKVSDLKPGSFVTVAGTPDAQGQVAATSVTEGAALGRRAGS; from the coding sequence GTGAGCAGGCACGACACCGAGGAGCTTCTGGAGGCCTCTCCGTACGACGACGACCTCCAGGAGGTCCTGGCCGCGCGTCCCGCTCGGGCGGGCGGGTCGAAGCTGACGCTCGCCCTGGCCGGAGGCGTCCTGCTCGTGGCCGGGCTGCTCCTCGGCATCCAGGTGCAGAAGCTCATGGGCGGCTCCACGTCGGGCCGGTTCCCGTCCCGCGAGGCCGGCGCCGGCGCGTTCGCGGACGCTCAGGCCCCCGGAGGCGGCGGAGCGAACGGCGGGTTCGCCCGGGGCGCGGGCGGAGGCGGTGGCTTCGCGGGCGGTGGCGCCGGGCGTGCGGGCGGCGGCGCAGGGGCCGGAGGCGCCGGGGCGGGAGCGGGGCCGGGCGGCGCGACCTTCGGCACCGTCAAGCTGGTCGACGGCGACAAGATCTACGTCCAGACCGTGAACGGCGGCGTGGTCACGGTGACGACCTCGCGCGACACCAAGGTGCGGGTCACCCGGTCGGGGAAGGTCTCCGACCTCAAGCCCGGCAGCTTCGTCACCGTCGCGGGGACCCCCGACGCGCAGGGCCAGGTGGCGGCGACGTCCGTCACCGAGGGCGCGGCCCTGGGCCGGAGGGCGGGATCGTGA
- a CDS encoding YfjP family GTPase, translated as MKLPLRKAEVSLDDRLEALAEAADLAEGRLGQEAVDHARAVVARAGVRRGLSVEHTAVALAGATGSGKSSLFNALSGTELAAVGVTRPTTAKAQAALWGAAGSGPLLDWLDVPLRHTVDGDASGLILLDLPDHDSIELSHRREVDRLVAAVDLLVWVLDPQKYADAAVHERYLRPLARHRDVMVVVLNQVDRLPERSVKRCLDDLRGLLAADGLEGVPVLGVSARTGEGVPELRALLDRQVSRRRAWSSRLAADVASAAAALWAETRPPDAAPPAVLPSEAPLAAREAASGVVTGPPSPAMSPSPAASPSPAASHAAAGAAPAPGRVAVPDVALSRALTRALAQAAGVPAVVEAVAKSHRHRSIAATGWPVTRWLRKLRPDPLRRLHLAKGARSSLPAATAVEVSAVDTALRDVGAAAAATVPEPWATAVRHAARSRSQELTDALDRTVAAATSGRVSRAPRWWRVAGTAQWLTVAAMAVGAIWLLVRFALDYLMLPGLPTPTLGRAPWPTVLLLGGALAGLLIAGLCRVFAWAGGRRRARRAAKALRAGIEQVAGELIVAPTRDELSRYARFADRITLAAS; from the coding sequence GTGAAGCTCCCGCTGCGGAAGGCGGAGGTGTCGCTGGACGACCGGCTGGAGGCGCTCGCGGAGGCCGCCGACCTGGCCGAGGGCCGGCTCGGCCAGGAGGCCGTGGACCACGCGCGCGCCGTGGTCGCCCGGGCCGGCGTACGGCGCGGCCTGTCGGTCGAGCACACCGCTGTCGCCCTCGCCGGGGCGACGGGCAGCGGCAAATCGTCGCTCTTCAACGCCCTGTCGGGGACCGAGCTCGCCGCGGTGGGGGTGACCCGGCCGACGACCGCCAAGGCGCAGGCGGCCCTGTGGGGCGCCGCCGGCTCGGGACCGCTGCTCGACTGGCTCGACGTCCCGCTGCGTCACACGGTCGACGGCGACGCGTCGGGGCTGATCCTGCTCGACCTGCCCGACCACGACTCCATCGAGCTGTCCCACCGCAGGGAGGTCGACCGCCTGGTCGCCGCGGTCGACCTGCTGGTCTGGGTCCTCGACCCGCAGAAGTACGCCGACGCGGCCGTGCACGAGCGCTACCTGCGCCCGCTCGCCCGGCACCGGGACGTCATGGTCGTCGTGCTCAACCAGGTCGACCGGCTGCCGGAGCGGTCGGTCAAGCGCTGTCTCGACGACCTGCGCGGCCTGCTCGCGGCCGACGGGCTCGAAGGGGTGCCGGTGCTCGGCGTCTCCGCCCGCACCGGCGAGGGCGTCCCCGAGCTGCGGGCGCTGCTCGACCGGCAGGTCTCCCGCCGCCGCGCCTGGTCGTCCCGGCTCGCCGCCGACGTGGCCTCGGCCGCCGCCGCCCTCTGGGCCGAAACCCGGCCCCCGGACGCCGCGCCTCCGGCCGTCCTGCCCTCGGAAGCCCCGCTGGCCGCGCGGGAGGCGGCATCGGGGGTGGTCACCGGGCCGCCGTCTCCGGCCATGTCGCCGTCTCCCGCCGCGTCGCCGTCTCCCGCCGCGTCGCATGCGGCGGCCGGGGCGGCGCCCGCGCCGGGACGGGTCGCGGTGCCCGACGTCGCCCTGAGCAGGGCTCTCACGCGGGCGCTGGCACAGGCGGCGGGGGTGCCCGCCGTGGTCGAGGCGGTCGCGAAGTCGCATCGGCACCGCTCGATCGCCGCGACGGGCTGGCCGGTGACGCGCTGGCTGCGAAAGCTGCGGCCCGACCCGCTGCGCCGTCTCCACCTGGCCAAGGGCGCCCGTTCCTCGCTGCCCGCGGCCACCGCCGTCGAGGTCTCCGCCGTGGACACCGCCCTGCGCGACGTCGGGGCCGCCGCCGCGGCCACGGTGCCCGAGCCGTGGGCGACAGCCGTACGGCACGCGGCCCGGTCGCGGTCGCAGGAGCTGACGGACGCCCTGGACCGCACGGTCGCGGCGGCGACCTCGGGCCGTGTCTCCAGAGCCCCTCGGTGGTGGCGCGTGGCGGGGACGGCGCAGTGGCTGACCGTCGCCGCGATGGCCGTGGGCGCGATCTGGCTGCTCGTGCGCTTCGCGCTGGACTATCTCATGCTGCCCGGGCTGCCCACCCCCACGCTCGGCCGCGCGCCGTGGCCGACCGTGCTCCTGCTGGGCGGCGCGCTGGCGGGCCTGCTGATCGCGGGGCTGTGCCGGGTGTTCGCCTGGGCCGGAGGGCGGCGCAGGGCCCGCAGAGCCGCCAAGGCGTTGCGCGCCGGCATCGAACAGGTCGCCGGGGAGCTGATCGTCGCTCCGACGCGCGACGAACTGTCGCGTTACGCCCGTTTCGCCGACCGCATCACCCTCGCCGCTTCCTGA
- a CDS encoding FAD-dependent monooxygenase, with protein sequence MHENTDVLIVGAGPTGLTLAVDLARRGVAFRIVDESPEPATGSKGKGLQPRTQEVFDDLGVIGPILAAATPYPPLAVRVGAVPIWRARMHRSAAATDAVPYPTVLMHPQWRTEAVLRERLAELGGQVEQGSAMTGFEQDADGVTARLATGECVRARYLVAADGGRSPVRKALGIGFAGETREEQRMALGDVRVEGLDRDHIHVWVRPGRGMVALYPMAGTDTFQMIASLKPGSTPEESLSAYQRILAERSMLRRVRLTELLWSSLYRVNIRLADRYRSGRVFLAGDAVHVHPPAGGQGLNTGVQDAYNLGWKLARVLAGGPEALLDTYEEERRPVAARVLGLSVDLADKKSYKRGEDTYQLSLSYRGGSLALRGGDRVPDGPLTLADGTRARMFDLLRGPHFTLLSPDPAPHVPGGPEVRAYAPAEPYGGERHTLVRPDGYVGISTSSAEELAAYLAMV encoded by the coding sequence ATGCATGAGAACACGGACGTACTGATCGTCGGGGCCGGGCCCACCGGGCTCACCCTCGCCGTGGACCTGGCCCGCCGTGGTGTCGCCTTCCGCATCGTGGACGAGTCGCCCGAGCCCGCCACCGGCTCCAAGGGGAAGGGCCTGCAACCGCGTACGCAGGAGGTCTTCGACGACCTCGGGGTGATCGGCCCGATCCTCGCCGCGGCGACGCCTTACCCGCCGTTGGCGGTCAGGGTGGGCGCCGTGCCGATCTGGCGGGCCCGCATGCACAGGTCCGCCGCGGCCACGGACGCCGTGCCGTACCCGACGGTGCTGATGCACCCGCAGTGGCGCACCGAGGCGGTGCTGCGCGAGCGCCTGGCCGAGCTGGGCGGGCAGGTGGAGCAGGGCAGCGCGATGACCGGATTCGAGCAGGACGCGGACGGCGTGACCGCCAGGCTCGCCACGGGAGAGTGCGTGCGGGCGCGTTACCTGGTCGCGGCGGACGGCGGCAGGAGCCCGGTGCGCAAGGCCCTCGGCATCGGCTTCGCCGGCGAGACCCGCGAGGAGCAGCGGATGGCCCTCGGCGACGTACGGGTCGAGGGGCTCGACCGGGACCACATCCACGTCTGGGTGCGGCCGGGCCGGGGGATGGTGGCGCTCTATCCGATGGCCGGCACCGACACCTTCCAGATGATCGCCTCACTGAAGCCGGGGAGCACGCCGGAGGAGTCGCTGTCCGCGTATCAGCGGATCCTCGCCGAGAGGTCGATGCTGCGCAGGGTGCGCCTGACCGAGCTGCTGTGGTCCTCCCTCTATCGGGTGAACATCCGCCTCGCCGACCGGTATCGGTCCGGCCGGGTCTTCCTCGCAGGGGACGCCGTCCACGTGCACCCGCCGGCGGGCGGGCAGGGGCTCAACACCGGTGTCCAGGACGCCTACAACCTGGGCTGGAAGCTCGCCAGGGTGCTCGCGGGAGGCCCGGAGGCGCTGCTGGACACCTACGAGGAGGAGCGCAGGCCCGTCGCCGCCCGGGTGCTCGGCCTCAGCGTGGATCTCGCCGACAAGAAGTCCTACAAACGCGGAGAGGACACCTACCAGCTCTCGCTGAGCTACCGGGGCGGCTCGCTCGCCCTGCGCGGCGGCGACCGGGTGCCGGACGGCCCGCTGACGCTGGCGGACGGCACGCGGGCCCGCATGTTCGACCTGCTGCGGGGCCCGCATTTCACCCTGCTGTCCCCCGACCCCGCTCCGCACGTCCCCGGCGGCCCCGAGGTGCGCGCGTACGCGCCGGCCGAGCCGTACGGCGGCGAGCGGCACACCCTCGTACGGCCGGACGGATACGTGGGGATCTCCACGTCCTCGGCCGAGGAGCTCGCCGCCTACCTGGCCATGGTGTGA
- a CDS encoding ABC transporter: MAGNDRLRAALESLRRHLDQDLFPLEIGDAAADRRVLAELRGQLDDYLLPRLSAIDAPLLAVVGGSTGAGKSTLVNSLAGALVTEPGVLRPTTLAPTLVCNPADVAWFTAATVLPGLARVTGGVADGGRGEPGTLRIAPVDALPPGLALLDAPDIDSVVTANRELAAQLLAAADLWLFVTTAARYADEVPWSFLRVARERSTALAVILQRVPAEAREPVVADLTRLLNENGLGGTPLFAVPELELPSERARLPADVVQPIATWLAGLTVDAKARAEVVRRTLTGALDSLGTRVPDLADRVERQRAGIAELRDIAVKAYDVAMSAFDEGMRDGRLLRGEVLARWQDFVGTGDLMRALESRVGWLRDRLVAVFRGRPAPDKELRIALESGVESLIRATADAAAERAVEAWLALPAGRDLLEKSGVAVSGRLGRASPDLPARAGAAVRAWQGHVLDLVRSEGADRRTLARAASFGVNSLGVLIMLAVFSTTGGITGIELGIAGGTGVLSQKLLEAVFGDQAVRTLTQRAREDLRQRVRALLDEDRARFVSLVEGLGPAPETAARLREAAKAVQERGLL, translated from the coding sequence ATGGCGGGGAACGACAGGCTGCGCGCCGCCCTGGAGAGCCTGCGGCGTCACCTCGATCAGGACCTGTTTCCCCTGGAAATCGGGGACGCCGCGGCCGACAGGCGCGTCCTGGCGGAGTTGCGCGGGCAGCTCGACGACTACCTGCTGCCCCGCCTGTCGGCCATCGACGCGCCGCTGCTCGCCGTGGTCGGAGGCTCCACGGGGGCGGGCAAGTCCACCCTGGTCAACTCGCTGGCCGGGGCGCTCGTGACCGAGCCTGGGGTGCTGCGGCCCACCACGCTCGCGCCGACCCTGGTGTGCAACCCCGCCGACGTCGCCTGGTTCACCGCCGCCACCGTCCTGCCCGGGCTGGCCCGGGTGACGGGCGGGGTGGCCGACGGCGGACGCGGCGAGCCGGGCACCCTGCGGATCGCCCCCGTCGACGCCCTGCCTCCCGGGCTGGCGCTGCTCGACGCCCCCGACATCGACTCGGTCGTGACGGCCAACCGCGAGCTGGCCGCGCAACTGCTCGCCGCGGCCGATTTGTGGCTGTTCGTCACGACCGCCGCGCGGTACGCCGACGAGGTGCCGTGGAGCTTCCTGCGCGTGGCCCGGGAGCGGAGCACGGCGCTCGCGGTGATCCTCCAGCGGGTCCCGGCCGAGGCCCGCGAGCCCGTCGTCGCCGACCTGACCCGGCTCCTGAACGAGAACGGCCTGGGCGGCACACCACTGTTCGCCGTGCCCGAGCTTGAGCTGCCGTCGGAGCGCGCCCGGCTGCCCGCCGACGTCGTGCAGCCGATCGCGACCTGGCTCGCCGGCCTGACCGTGGACGCCAAGGCACGGGCCGAGGTCGTACGGCGGACCCTGACCGGCGCCCTGGACAGCCTCGGCACCCGGGTGCCCGACCTGGCCGACCGGGTGGAGCGCCAGCGGGCGGGGATCGCCGAGCTGCGCGACATCGCCGTCAAGGCGTACGACGTGGCGATGTCGGCGTTCGACGAGGGGATGCGCGACGGCAGGCTGCTGCGCGGCGAGGTGCTGGCCCGCTGGCAGGACTTCGTCGGCACCGGCGACCTCATGCGGGCCCTGGAGTCCCGCGTCGGCTGGCTGCGCGACCGCCTCGTCGCCGTCTTCCGTGGCCGCCCGGCGCCCGACAAGGAGCTGCGGATCGCGCTGGAGAGCGGGGTGGAGTCGCTGATCCGCGCCACCGCCGATGCTGCCGCCGAACGGGCCGTGGAGGCGTGGCTGGCCCTTCCCGCCGGGCGCGACCTGCTGGAGAAGTCGGGAGTCGCCGTCTCGGGGCGGCTCGGCCGCGCGTCCCCCGACCTGCCCGCCCGGGCCGGCGCGGCCGTACGCGCCTGGCAGGGGCACGTGCTCGACCTCGTCCGCTCCGAAGGCGCCGACCGGCGCACGCTCGCCCGGGCGGCGTCGTTCGGCGTGAACAGCCTCGGCGTGCTGATCATGCTTGCGGTGTTCTCCACGACCGGGGGGATCACCGGCATCGAGCTGGGCATCGCCGGTGGCACCGGCGTGCTCAGCCAGAAGCTGCTCGAAGCCGTCTTCGGCGACCAGGCCGTACGCACCCTGACCCAGCGGGCCCGCGAGGACCTGCGGCAGCGTGTGCGCGCCCTGCTCGACGAGGACCGCGCCCGCTTCGTTTCCCTGGTGGAGGGGCTTGGCCCGGCTCCGGAGACGGCCGCCCGGCTGCGTGAGGCCGCCAAGGCCGTACAGGAGAGGGGCCTCCTGTGA
- a CDS encoding SPFH domain-containing protein: protein MDAALIAGIVIAFVAILTVLRAVRIVPQARAGNVERLGRYYRTLGPGLNFVIPYIDRVRPLLDLREQVVSFKPQPVITEDNLVVDIDTVLYFQVTDPRAAEYEIANFIQGVEQLTVTTLRNVVGGMDLEKTLTSRDMINSQLRGVLDEATGKWGIRVNRVEIKAIDPPKTIKDAMEKQMRAERDKRAAILTAEGQRQSQILTAEGEKQSAILRAEGERTSQILKAQGQSQAIDEVFQAVHRNDPDPKLLAYQYLQVLPQLAQGQGNTMWVIPSEVTSALNTLSKAFTESLPASRATVTDGREHERRTAGSEAVAEAERAAAEAKAAAEDSELGPRQIEAGRPALGTNGIPSPDPAHAVRPDEQA from the coding sequence ATGGACGCTGCACTGATCGCCGGAATCGTCATCGCGTTCGTCGCGATCCTGACGGTGCTGCGAGCGGTCCGGATCGTGCCCCAGGCCAGAGCCGGCAACGTCGAGCGCCTGGGCAGGTACTACCGCACGCTGGGCCCCGGCCTGAACTTCGTCATCCCCTACATCGACCGGGTCCGCCCGCTGCTGGACCTGCGCGAGCAGGTGGTGTCGTTCAAGCCGCAGCCGGTGATCACCGAGGACAACCTCGTCGTGGACATCGACACGGTGCTGTATTTCCAGGTCACCGACCCGCGGGCGGCGGAGTACGAGATCGCCAACTTCATCCAGGGCGTCGAGCAGCTCACCGTGACGACGCTGCGCAACGTGGTCGGCGGCATGGACCTGGAGAAGACGCTCACCTCCCGCGACATGATCAACAGCCAGCTCCGCGGCGTGCTGGACGAGGCCACCGGCAAGTGGGGCATCCGGGTCAACCGGGTCGAGATCAAGGCGATCGACCCGCCGAAGACCATCAAGGACGCCATGGAGAAGCAGATGCGGGCCGAGCGGGACAAGCGCGCGGCGATCCTCACCGCCGAGGGCCAGCGGCAGTCGCAGATCCTCACCGCCGAAGGTGAGAAGCAGAGCGCGATCCTGCGTGCCGAGGGTGAGCGCACCTCCCAGATCCTCAAGGCCCAGGGCCAGTCGCAGGCGATCGACGAGGTGTTCCAGGCCGTCCACCGCAACGACCCCGACCCCAAGCTGCTCGCCTACCAGTACCTCCAGGTGCTGCCCCAGCTCGCCCAGGGCCAGGGCAACACGATGTGGGTGATCCCGAGCGAGGTCACCTCGGCGCTCAACACGTTGTCGAAGGCGTTCACCGAGTCGTTGCCCGCGAGCCGGGCCACCGTGACCGACGGCCGGGAGCACGAGCGGAGGACGGCGGGCAGCGAGGCGGTCGCCGAGGCCGAACGCGCCGCCGCCGAGGCCAAGGCCGCGGCCGAGGACAGCGAGCTGGGGCCGCGCCAGATCGAGGCCGGCCGCCCCGCCCTCGGCACGAACGGCATCCCCTCCCCCGACCCGGCCCACGCCGTACGCCCGGACGAGCAGGCATAA
- a CDS encoding HAMP domain-containing sensor histidine kinase, with translation MRRVSDLIHARGAGKRAAAKADVEGDAEADESGRTRRWPRPPRPLGALRLLSIRELRRRVARTPLWLRLVAGTLLLVALAIALTGGFAVQLLRGYLVDRVDVQLTAFGRRPAEPPVPPQVMGNAFRPPRQFGSFYVVLLDRNGTVIRTVQEPPNADSLPALPTPRQDRRQWLFTVEGSSGGLWRAIAVREDDGARFRVAAISLDDIDGTVSRLAVIVLGVGLAVLVALGVACYWLVRRSLRPLGEIERTAEAIAAGDLSRRVPLRHRRTEMGRLGRSINGMLTQIETAFREREASQERMRRFMADASHELRTPLTSIRGFAELYRQQNSQDPVVLLRRIEDQAVRMGLLVDDLLLLARLDQQRPLERRPVDVLSLAAGAVLDAQTLAPDREIDLLRLDDSDEPVRVLGDEARLRQVVGNLVSNALRHTPKGTSFRVGVGIVSGSQALIEVADDGPGLAPGDAERVFERFYRADPSRSRSDAGGTGLGLSIAAALVQAHGGTITADSKPGRGAVFRVRLPACPPHGEAPDERLG, from the coding sequence GTGCGCCGCGTCAGTGACCTGATCCACGCCCGCGGCGCCGGTAAAAGGGCCGCCGCGAAGGCCGATGTGGAGGGCGATGCGGAGGCGGACGAGTCCGGCCGCACCCGCCGGTGGCCCCGGCCGCCGCGCCCGCTCGGCGCGCTGCGCCTGCTGAGCATCCGCGAGCTGCGGCGGCGGGTCGCGAGGACCCCGCTGTGGCTGCGGCTCGTGGCGGGGACGCTGCTGCTCGTGGCGCTCGCGATCGCGCTCACCGGCGGCTTCGCCGTACAGCTCCTGCGGGGCTACCTGGTGGACCGGGTCGACGTGCAGCTCACGGCCTTCGGGCGGCGGCCGGCGGAACCACCGGTTCCGCCGCAGGTCATGGGCAACGCGTTCCGGCCACCGCGGCAGTTCGGCTCGTTCTACGTAGTCCTGCTCGACCGGAACGGCACCGTCATCCGCACCGTTCAGGAGCCGCCGAACGCCGATTCGCTGCCCGCGCTGCCCACCCCCCGGCAGGACCGCAGGCAGTGGCTCTTCACGGTCGAGGGCTCCTCGGGAGGGTTGTGGCGGGCGATCGCCGTACGCGAGGACGACGGCGCCCGCTTCCGCGTCGCGGCCATCAGCCTGGACGATATCGACGGCACGGTCTCCCGGCTCGCGGTGATCGTCCTGGGGGTCGGTCTCGCCGTGCTCGTCGCGCTCGGGGTCGCCTGCTACTGGCTCGTACGGCGCAGCCTGCGCCCGCTGGGGGAGATCGAACGGACGGCGGAGGCCATCGCGGCGGGCGATCTGTCGCGGCGCGTCCCGCTCCGGCACCGGCGCACCGAGATGGGCCGTCTCGGCCGGTCGATCAACGGCATGCTCACCCAGATCGAGACGGCCTTCCGGGAGCGGGAGGCGTCGCAGGAGCGCATGCGCCGGTTCATGGCCGACGCCTCCCACGAGCTGCGCACCCCGCTCACCTCGATTCGTGGCTTCGCCGAGCTCTATCGGCAGCAGAACTCGCAGGACCCCGTCGTGCTGCTGCGCCGCATCGAGGACCAGGCCGTACGGATGGGCCTGCTGGTGGACGACCTGCTGCTGCTCGCCCGCCTCGACCAGCAGCGTCCCCTCGAACGCCGCCCGGTCGACGTGCTCAGCCTCGCGGCTGGGGCGGTGCTCGACGCGCAGACGCTCGCGCCGGACCGGGAGATCGACCTGCTGCGGCTGGACGACTCGGACGAACCGGTGCGGGTGCTCGGCGACGAGGCGCGGCTGCGCCAGGTCGTCGGCAACCTCGTCAGCAACGCGCTGCGGCACACCCCCAAGGGCACCTCGTTCCGCGTCGGCGTGGGGATCGTGTCCGGGTCGCAGGCCCTGATCGAGGTGGCCGACGACGGGCCCGGCCTGGCCCCCGGCGACGCCGAGCGGGTCTTCGAGAGGTTCTACCGCGCCGATCCCTCGCGCAGCCGGTCGGACGCCGGCGGCACGGGGCTCGGGCTGTCCATCGCCGCCGCACTCGTCCAGGCCCACGGCGGCACCATCACGGCCGACAGCAAGCCCGGCCGCGGCGCGGTGTTCCGCGTCCGCCTCCCCGCGTGCCCTCCTCACGGAGAGGCTCCCGACGAAAGGCTAGGGTGA
- a CDS encoding VOC family protein, with protein MAVAIDLTLYCENARLVAEFWKTALGYVDDIPATEHAAGEESLARFDLPAGGAEDDGVFLRDPEGNGPRFSVLRVPERKTAQNRLHIDVRVPGDGTPADRWERIRTEAARLVRAGGTILEAFDDHILMADPEGNEFRVTAFPA; from the coding sequence ATGGCAGTAGCAATCGACTTGACCCTTTACTGCGAGAACGCGCGGCTCGTCGCCGAGTTCTGGAAGACGGCGCTCGGCTACGTCGACGACATCCCGGCGACCGAGCACGCGGCCGGTGAGGAGTCCCTCGCGCGGTTCGACCTGCCGGCCGGGGGTGCCGAAGACGACGGCGTCTTCCTCCGCGACCCCGAGGGCAACGGCCCCCGGTTCTCCGTCCTCCGGGTCCCCGAGCGGAAGACGGCGCAGAACCGGCTCCACATCGACGTCCGCGTGCCGGGGGACGGCACGCCCGCCGACCGGTGGGAGCGGATCAGGACGGAGGCCGCCCGGCTCGTGCGCGCCGGCGGCACGATCCTGGAGGCGTTCGACGACCACATCCTGATGGCCGATCCCGAGGGCAACGAGTTTCGCGTCACCGCTTTCCCCGCGTGA